The Papaver somniferum cultivar HN1 chromosome 6, ASM357369v1, whole genome shotgun sequence genome segment AAGTGGAATTTGAATTAGGGAAGAGGGAGGAGATGTCTTACTCTGATAATTCAAGAGGATTAATTCTAGCAGTAATTTCAAGTGTTTTTGTAGGAGCTAGTTTCATTTTGAAGAAATTAGGTCTTAAaagagctgctgctgctggtacACGAGCAGGTATACAATCCCAaatcctcttttttctttttcattttactGTGGAAATCTTAAAAATCTGGGGTTTTAAGCAAATTTATATAGTTTCTTGATTCTTCATTTTAAACCCTAATATTTGATAATTttagaagattttttattttgatatttgaGTGACTAGTGGCTTAGATAGAAATAGAACTATATCTTAATTCGGTGTTAAAACATTTAGGCTTAATCGGTAGATGGTTGATTTCAGACGGAGTTCAAATTACTCGTACAAATGTAGCGACGATTAATATAGAGGTTGTGATGTAGGGGTGGGGGGATGAGTTGTAAGATGAAAGGAATTCTTTTATTAAAACCACATTGGGTATTCTTCATGCATCTTAAATTTTATTAAATTTATGCCACTGAAACTTCTTCACTTTTTCGTAAGCATTGCTCTAATAATCAACCATTTATCCCTATACTAGCTAGCAACAGTAAAAAGTGATTTGGAAACATGTTTAATGTTATTATGGAGAGGTGTCATAGTGGGCATTAAGTGTTCCAAATGTATGAATCATTTGGTGGTGAACCTTATTTAAGAACACCATAATAGATGAATTTTGCATTATGGTTTTAATCAATGTTTCTTACCGTAAATGAATGTCTTTTATTAGTTTTTGGAGCATCATTATAAGAATCCACAGAATTGTTGTTGTTTGCTTCGTGATATGCTTGTCATTTACCAGGGACCACACTTTTCTTAAGCAGATTCTTATTATGCTGGCTTGATTTTTGTATTGTAGGAGTTGGTGGATACACTTACTTACTAGAGCCTCTTTGGTGGGCAGGGATGATAACAAGTAAGCCTGTCGTCATGGAAGTAATTTTCTTTTCTTACATTTTCTTTTCTCTCGCTGTTCTCATGAATACTTTATCTTGTGAATGTTTACTTATCTTGCAATTGGTAAATTTCCAGTGATTGTTGGAGAGGTTGCAAATTTTGTTGCATATATTTTTGCTCCAGCTGTTCTGGTGACCCCCCTTGGCGCATTAAGTATAATTGTAAGGTATTAAACAAACGTTCCATGGCTTTGTTAGATAAGTTTCCAAATACAACTTTTAGATCTAATCTTCTATATTATTCCATGAATCTGTAGTGCTGTTTTAGCACACTTCTTGCTGAAGGAGCCTCTGAAGAAAATGGGACTTCTCGGATGTGTGTCTTGCATTGTTGGTTCGGTTGTGATTGTGATCCATGCACCTCAGGAGCATACTCCAAGCTCTGTACAAGAAATTTGGAGCCTCGCAGTTCAACCTGGTACCTTCTTTTGAGGCTTATGCATACTTTATATCCTCGATTTGCGTTTTCACTAATATTTTGTTCCCCACATGCTTTTGCAGCATTTCTGTTGTATGCAGGGGCTATTGTAGCTATAGCGTTAGCTCTTATGTTGTACTTTGAACCTCGTTATGGGCAGACAAATGTTCTTGTTTATGTTGGCATTTGTTCTTTAATGGGTTCAATGACGGTATGGTTACAGAGATCGTTGAGCTGCTAGCTTGTTAGTTATGTGATTGAGTTTTGATCTTACATGTTGATAATACAGGTCATGAGCATAAAAGCCATCGGTATTGCAATGAAGCTCACACTTGAGGGGATAAGTCAGCTATCATATCCCCAGACCTGGTTTTTCTTTACAGTTGCAGTCATCTGTGTCATTACACAGTTAAATTACTTGAACAAGGTAGAACCAATTATTTTATACAGTTATCTTGGAAGCTTTATTTTGCATCTAATGGTCACTTAATATGTCTACTTTAGTAGGCCATCACAAATGACTAATTATTTTTTCTTACTTATAACTAAATTACATCAGATGGGATGACTACATCATTTCAGTAGATAGAATACTGTTTaacttttcatttcttttgagGCATCCTGCTATGCCTGAATGTGTATCTGGTTTATCAGTATTTTGAGGGCCACCTTGCTTGAAATGTTTGACAACCCATATTTTTATTGAGGATTCCTATCAGCTATTGCATATTGTCAGGAACCCATACATATGTTCACAGTTTGTTTCACAGAGAAATGTTTTACACTGGTAGCTTTGACTGTTTTGCGCATGTCGAAGGTAGAAATTTCACATAGTCGTCTGATTCTTGTTGCATGATTGCATCCCTGTTTCAGGCTTTGGATACCTTCAACACAGCAATAGTTTCTCCAGTTTATTATGTATCATTTACCACGCTGACAATCATTGCAAGCGCAATTATGTTTAAGGTATTCAAAGATTATTTGTTCTCCCGTGTACACCTTCGTAATTACTTCTGGATATCAATGGTTTAAAGTTTGTTGGTTACCATTTATGTCATGTGCAGGAT includes the following:
- the LOC113286053 gene encoding probable magnesium transporter NIPA6, which produces MSYSDNSRGLILAVISSVFVGASFILKKLGLKRAAAAGTRAGVGGYTYLLEPLWWAGMITMIVGEVANFVAYIFAPAVLVTPLGALSIIVSAVLAHFLLKEPLKKMGLLGCVSCIVGSVVIVIHAPQEHTPSSVQEIWSLAVQPAFLLYAGAIVAIALALMLYFEPRYGQTNVLVYVGICSLMGSMTVMSIKAIGIAMKLTLEGISQLSYPQTWFFFTVAVICVITQLNYLNKALDTFNTAIVSPVYYVSFTTLTIIASAIMFKDWCGQDASSIASEICGFVTILCGTMILHSTREQEPTPTGIISWYTSESDKDDHFISLRSSSYLES